A segment of the Bacillus licheniformis DSM 13 = ATCC 14580 genome:
ATACAGGAATGTTCCATTCTTTTCTGACATTGTCCACAGCTCCGATATGATCAAAATGAGCGTGAGTGAGCAATACGGCAAGAGGTTTCAGCCCGTTTTCTTTTATGTATGCATTCAGCTTCCCTGATTCGCTGCCTGGATCAAATATTAAGCAGGTGCCGTCATCATTGGATAAAATATAAGCGTTCGTCTGGATAGGCCCTAAAGGCATTCTTCTCCATTTCATTATTTTCACCTCAGATTCATCTTTCTTTGTTCCATTATGAAGGTTTTGTGAGAAACTTTCAATGAATCATGTTGTCCTCGACAAATTTGATGAAAACGGTTAAAATAAAATTGGAAATATACTGCAGGGGATCCAAGCGAAGGGGGTTTATATTGATGTTGCTCGTGATCATTTTCGGTCTAGTCACGATATTATCTGCTCTTGGGGTTCTTCGTTCTCTTAAACAAATCAACGTTCTTGGCATCTTGTTCGGCGGGGCGGCTTTTTTAGTGTTCGGATGGTTTACCGTCATGACAATTATTAACAGCGGGTATCCGACAGTCCACTAAACCCGATGCCTTTAGACAAAGACAGCCTTATTCCGTTATTTCGGAACAAGGCTGTCTTTCTTATTGACTGAAATGACGCTGAACGCTTGCAAGCTTGCCCTCCATCGTCGTTTTCTTATCACGGCGGTCGTCAATCCTGATATTTGTCGCTACTCTGTGGATGCCTTTTTGGAAAGGCGCTTCGTGAATCGTCTGAATCACCTGAAATAAATCGCTTAGTTCCCCTTCAATCAAAGTATTCATCGGTGTCAGCTGATAATTGATTTTGCCCTCTTTTTTAAATCCTTCCAAAATGGTTTGAATCTCCGCTACATACGCGCTTACGCTCGGAGTCTCGGTACCGATCGGTATGATGGTGACGTCTGCTATGGCCACTGTCCATTCTCCTTTCTATTCTTTGGTCACAAGGGGCGCTGCTGTTTTTGAGTTGAGTGAAATGATTTGATCCTGAGTATAGCCGTACAATGCATAATCCCCGTCAGGAGATAAGGTAATCGGAAGCATTTCCACTTTTTCACGAATGACTTCCCGCTTGCCTGATTTGAGGTTGACGGAAATCAGATCATACAAGGAGCCCGACTCATTTGGCTGATACGTATAAAACAGCTCATGCCGAGGGTCATAACCGTATTCCATCGGTGACAGGCTGCCATATTCCGAGAACAGCGGCAACTTGAAAGAGATTTTCTTTTCCGATGAAGAAACGTCTGAAAATATGTAGGTGCCCTGGCGCTGATCGGATGAAGGCGTTACGATGAGCCGCATATCGCCTACAATATCGAGAAGTACGGCATCGCCTGCGAGCTTCTTTTCCCGTCCGTCCGCTGTGCTGTAGGAATAAACAGGAGCCGGCTTTTCCCGGTCCCGTTCATTCCATTTGATATATTCAAAAGTGTCGGCGGAAGTCCAATGAATAAAGGCGGCCTGTGCGATGTTTTTTTCCGTTTGCTCTTCTTTTGCATCAATTAGGCTTGATTCATAATTCCAGTCTTTCGTGAATGTTGTGACATATAAAAGAGAAGGATCGAATCGATTCCAGTCCACTTGCAACTCATGCGTGCGAAATTTTTTTGCAAACAGCTGTTTCCCCTGTAAATTAAGCAAAGTTAACTTCATTTCAGAGCCGTTTCCGGCGGTTTGGATAAGAATCATGCCTTTTTCACTGTTGACTTCCGACGCTATCAGCCTGTCATCTGTCTTGTAGATCGTTTTGCCCGTCCCTTTAAATATATCATATGATTTGATTTCACTTCCTCCGACCGGATCGGTTGCGGTGTATATAACGGTTTCATTATCAAGCCATCCTGCCGTCTCATCAAAGTGCCGGTCCTTCAGCGCTATCACTTTTTTATCTTTTACTGCTGCACCGCTTTCTCTTTTCCCTTCCGGCTCCTCATGATGAACGCTTTTTGATCCTTCTTGATGCTGCGGCGTGCAACCAGCCGCAGCCACGGCCATCAGAGCGGCAATAATCAATAATGAAACTCTCAAACCGGCCATTCTCCCTCCATAAATGTTTGGCTGTCTAATTTACGATTTTCACCGTGAAAAGTTTCAGCTTTCAAAAAAACAGGATGCCCAAAGTATTCCTCTGCTTTTACAATATATATCGTCAAATTGTTTCAGCGGTAAAGGATTTTTTCCTTTGCCAAGTTCAACAGTATATCCTTCTCTTCCGTAATAATGAATAAACCAATCTCTAAATCCTGCATAGCTGTCTATATATCTGACGCCCTTATAACCGCTCAGGCGCTCAAATGTTTGGATCACATCAGCTGATTCAGGAGGCTCCAATCCCTTGTATCCCCAATAAATTTCCTCCCCCTGTGTGTGAAGCGCCACAAGCCGGTCAGGCGGCTCGTTTGCGATTAAATCCCTCATCGCTGCCGCTTCCGGTTCTGTCAGCGGTTCATCTCCGGGGTAGTCTCTGTAGGAAGGGGATTTAGGCGGTTTTCTTTGTTTTTCGATCTCCCAGAAAGACGGAAACTGATTATTTAAATCCACTCCGTTTATATTGGCTTTCCATTCCCGGAAATCCGGCTGATGCTCGTTCATCTCATCCAGCGCTTCTCTCGCGATCCCAAGATGACCGGGGCCGTTAAGTACAAGGTCAACACCGTCGGGATTAACGATCGGCACGACGGAAAGCTTTGTTGATGAAAAAATATCGAGCGGCGAAAAACCTAAAGCGGTCTGGCCTGTACATAAATGATAACAGTATTCTTTGAGCCATTTCATCAAAACAGAAGTGGTGATCCATTCATTGGCATGAAAAGAGGCATTCATATGCGTTCTTTTTCCGGCATTTTCAGCTCCAAGGAGCAGTTCATATATAGGCTGGCCCATGCTTGAGCGGCCGATGATACGGGAAGTAACAAACGGAAAGCATTCCGTCAATCTGCCAATTTCCTTTTTCAGTTCTGCTGAATCGTAAACGGCTGTTTTTGTCAGCCACTGTTCATCTTCAAACGTGTATTGATTCGCCAATAATTGCAGCTGTTCATATGTTTCTGCTGCTTGAACGTTTTTTCCTGCATGAAAAGATACTCCCGGAAAATAAAGTTCGTCCGCGGATACATTTGCATTTGCACTGATTAAAAGCGGTTCGGGTATGTTCAGAATGTCAGACAGTCTTTCCATATTCTGCTTTAACTCCGGTTTGATGTTGATGAATGCCATCAATGATCCCTCCCACAATAGCATATGAGGAATGCTCGTTTAAAAACTCTCCCGGCTTGCACTTGAAAATCGCTTTTTCAATGAGGGTTCACCCCGGTTTCGCGCGCAAAAAAAACTTCCGCCTGACAAGGCGGAAGTTCTTCTATTTTGTTAAGTTTTCTGTAATAAATTCGAGCTGGCCCTCTAATGAAATCGGATCGGAAAAATAGAAGCCGACAGGGTCGATTTTATAGACATGTTGGTTTTTGACCGCCCCAAGGTTCTTCCAAATGGATGTATTAAGCACGGCGCTGTCGTCTCCGCTTGATTCCCAAGGTCCTATAAATATATAATCTCCAGCGAAATCAGGCAGCTTTTCTAAGGAAATGCTCGTGTAGCCCGGGCCTTCGTCGATTGCTTTTTCCTTTGTCAGCTTTGTCGCCTTTAAGCCGAGATCTTGGTAAACAATGCTTCCTCCCCTTCCGAATTGATCGCCGAATACAAAGATTTCTTTACCGTTAGTTTGCATAATGGAAACCGTTTTGTTCCCGACAGCTTTTTGAACTTTTGATTTGGCCGCCGCAACTTTTTTGTCCCATTCAGCCAGCCATTTCTCCGCTTGATCTTCAGTGCCTGTCATTTTTGCGAAATCCTTCAGCCGTTCAGTGCTATTCAGACTGTCATATTTCAACGCGACCGTCGGAGCGATTTTTTCCAGCTTTTCGATATCAGCGCCTTGGGTCGTCCATACGACAATCAAGTCCGGTTTTAATTGAATAACCTTTTCAGCAGAATTTCCTTCACCTATGTTTGTCACACCATCGGTTTTCCCCTTGAAATAAGGATTCTTGAAAACCCTGTCAGGGGCGCCCACTACATTGAGACCGAGTGTCTTGAAATAGCCGAAATAATCGTCAGCCATGACAACCACCCGCTTCGGATGCTTCGGCACTTTAACCGTTCCGTTTTCAGCCTTGTATGTAATCGTTTCTTCGCTTTTTGATTTAGAAGAAGAATCTTTGCTCTCTGTTTGATTGCCGCATGCTGTCAATGCTGCGATCAATAATAGTACAAAACACGCTGCCGCGATCGTCTTACCTTTAATATTCACTCTTCATACCTTCTTTCCTGTTTGATCACCCGATAAAGAGAATCATTATCAATTATATCATAACCGGCATCGGTTTGATCATGATTTTTATGACGGCCTCTTGTCATTAAAAACAGGCCGGAACGATATCCGGCCTGCTGCATCAGCTTTCTCCGCCTAAAAAGAAGCTTACTCGTCTTTTGGCTTGGAGTCAGATTGCTTTTTTAAGCGCTCGCTGTCATAAAACCTCAGCAAGTCGCCGTAAATGATTTGATCTGAGTATGAAAGCTCCTGTTTGGCTTTTTCAATGTACGGCTCACAGCCTTTTTTATCTTTAGACGGCTCGCCTGTCGATTTATCATAGCATATGCCGTCTGTGTATACTTTGTCTTTCGTAATAAAGCTGCCGTCGCGGAGCACTGTGAACTCCGTTTTGTCTTTGGCAAACAGGTCGTTTCCAAACTGGATCTGATCGCTTGAATCGATTCCGAGAAGATTCAGTATAGTCGGTCGAATGTCGATTTGGCCGCCGACCGTGTCAATGGTTTTCGGCTCTTTATCCGTCACTCCCGGAATGTGGATCACAAGCGGGACTCTTTGAAGCTGCACTTCCTCAAAAGGGGTTACTTCTCTGCCGAGGAATTGGCTCATCGCTTCGTTATGGTTTTCGGAAATCCCGTAATGGTCACCGTATAAAACGATAACAGAATTATCGTAGAGGCCGTCTTCTTTCAGCTTTTCAATGAAACGTTTAAGCGCTTCATCCTGATAGCGGACGGTCGGGAAATATCTGTTTAACGTACGGCTTTTTGAATCGAATTCATTGATCAGTTTATCTTCCTCATCAAGCTCAAACGGAAAATGGTTTGTCAGCGTGATCAGACGGGTATAAAAAGGCTGAGGCATTTCTTTCATCAGCTCTGATGTTTGTTCGAAAAATTCCTTATCTTTCAATCCCCATCCAACTGAATTTTCTTCGTTTACATCATAGGATTTGATATCGTAAAACTTATCGTATTTAAACGTTTCGTACATAATATCCCGATTCCAGAAGCTTTTGTTGTTCGCATGGAAAATCGAGGAATAGTAGCCGTGGTTCTTCAATATTTCAGGCATTGCCGTATATTCGTTTCCTGCATTTGTAAAGAAGAC
Coding sequences within it:
- a CDS encoding LTA synthase family protein, producing MRKSFFSKISFLLIATLLMWLKTYVVYKTSFNIKIENFMQEFILFINPLSFLLFIFGIGLFFKEKNRNRFIIGASIVLTFVLLANMIFYRFYNDFLTIPVLFQTNNMGDLGSSINSLFMPADLLLIVDIAILIWLYKRQPAKTGGKATRKERAAYYLFVAAVFFFNLGISETERPQLLTRSFDREVLVKNISLYNFHIYDGLIQSKQSAQRALADSNSLTEIENYVNANRTDTNKDLAGIAKGRNVILVSLESTQSFVVNQKLNGKEITPYLNDLIKKSYSFENFYHQTGQGKTADSEFIVDNSLYPLGRGAVFFTNAGNEYTAMPEILKNHGYYSSIFHANNKSFWNRDIMYETFKYDKFYDIKSYDVNEENSVGWGLKDKEFFEQTSELMKEMPQPFYTRLITLTNHFPFELDEEDKLINEFDSKSRTLNRYFPTVRYQDEALKRFIEKLKEDGLYDNSVIVLYGDHYGISENHNEAMSQFLGREVTPFEEVQLQRVPLVIHIPGVTDKEPKTIDTVGGQIDIRPTILNLLGIDSSDQIQFGNDLFAKDKTEFTVLRDGSFITKDKVYTDGICYDKSTGEPSKDKKGCEPYIEKAKQELSYSDQIIYGDLLRFYDSERLKKQSDSKPKDE
- a CDS encoding MTH1187 family thiamine-binding protein, yielding MAIADVTIIPIGTETPSVSAYVAEIQTILEGFKKEGKINYQLTPMNTLIEGELSDLFQVIQTIHEAPFQKGIHRVATNIRIDDRRDKKTTMEGKLASVQRHFSQ
- a CDS encoding DUF2759 domain-containing protein, encoding MLLVIIFGLVTILSALGVLRSLKQINVLGILFGGAAFLVFGWFTVMTIINSGYPTVH
- a CDS encoding iron-hydroxamate ABC transporter substrate-binding protein, which encodes MNIKGKTIAAACFVLLLIAALTACGNQTESKDSSSKSKSEETITYKAENGTVKVPKHPKRVVVMADDYFGYFKTLGLNVVGAPDRVFKNPYFKGKTDGVTNIGEGNSAEKVIQLKPDLIVVWTTQGADIEKLEKIAPTVALKYDSLNSTERLKDFAKMTGTEDQAEKWLAEWDKKVAAAKSKVQKAVGNKTVSIMQTNGKEIFVFGDQFGRGGSIVYQDLGLKATKLTKEKAIDEGPGYTSISLEKLPDFAGDYIFIGPWESSGDDSAVLNTSIWKNLGAVKNQHVYKIDPVGFYFSDPISLEGQLEFITENLTK
- a CDS encoding M14 family metallopeptidase, translating into MAFINIKPELKQNMERLSDILNIPEPLLISANANVSADELYFPGVSFHAGKNVQAAETYEQLQLLANQYTFEDEQWLTKTAVYDSAELKKEIGRLTECFPFVTSRIIGRSSMGQPIYELLLGAENAGKRTHMNASFHANEWITTSVLMKWLKEYCYHLCTGQTALGFSPLDIFSSTKLSVVPIVNPDGVDLVLNGPGHLGIAREALDEMNEHQPDFREWKANINGVDLNNQFPSFWEIEKQRKPPKSPSYRDYPGDEPLTEPEAAAMRDLIANEPPDRLVALHTQGEEIYWGYKGLEPPESADVIQTFERLSGYKGVRYIDSYAGFRDWFIHYYGREGYTVELGKGKNPLPLKQFDDIYCKSRGILWASCFFES